Proteins from a single region of Thermogemmatispora onikobensis:
- a CDS encoding MFS transporter: MSSRPDLSQDTAHSADSMGDGPADNPQGNQSGRPQLLTWLQLPRDVYLLLFYTLGKGFQLTIGTLDINYYAHSLGYQPDFIGLLSAMPALGSLVSAVPSGMLADRLGYKPVLLASALLTPLFLALIGLTSAAPLLLLAAFLQGVVSTAFWVTNIPLLIEKTSEERRVGVLALNSFLLLGVGSLGNLLGGAIPELAASLLQVSANSVLALRWGVLSASLVSVLFGLPLWLLQPTPPRASRRTTAPATGAPAPPPSNKSAPAEQRERFPLAVFAQLLVPDLIFNMGEGAVVALIQLFFVLRFSLLPGPLGLIFTISGLAGGLFSLTAPLFVHRWSKIGIITTVMYISAPLMLLIGYSPIMLIAVLGEYIRSFLRQLIEPVYTAFAMEQVSARYRGTLSGFYSVTWSIGYSLGPTLAGWLQTSVNLSAAFLFAAICLVIAASLLLAAFGRRSARLS; the protein is encoded by the coding sequence ATGTCTTCCAGGCCCGATCTCTCTCAGGATACCGCTCACTCTGCCGATAGCATGGGAGATGGGCCAGCAGACAACCCGCAGGGGAACCAGAGCGGCAGGCCGCAGCTCTTGACCTGGTTGCAGCTTCCCCGCGATGTCTATCTACTGCTGTTCTACACCCTCGGCAAGGGCTTTCAGCTGACCATTGGGACGCTCGATATCAATTACTATGCCCATAGTCTGGGCTACCAACCGGACTTTATTGGACTGCTGAGCGCCATGCCAGCTCTCGGCTCACTGGTCAGTGCGGTCCCTAGCGGGATGTTGGCCGATCGGCTGGGCTATAAGCCTGTCCTCCTGGCTTCGGCTTTGTTGACACCCCTCTTTCTGGCGCTGATCGGCCTGACTTCCGCGGCCCCTCTCCTGCTGCTGGCCGCTTTTCTCCAGGGAGTGGTCTCAACCGCTTTTTGGGTGACGAACATTCCTTTGCTGATCGAGAAGACCAGCGAGGAGCGGCGCGTGGGAGTGCTGGCCCTCAATAGCTTTCTGCTCCTGGGCGTTGGCTCCCTGGGCAATCTGCTCGGCGGCGCTATTCCCGAGCTGGCAGCCAGCCTGCTGCAGGTGAGCGCAAACAGTGTTCTGGCTCTGCGCTGGGGTGTGCTGAGCGCTTCATTGGTGAGCGTGCTCTTCGGCTTGCCTCTCTGGTTGCTACAACCTACGCCGCCGCGAGCCTCTCGCCGCACCACAGCCCCGGCAACCGGTGCCCCGGCCCCACCACCTTCCAACAAGTCTGCCCCTGCAGAGCAGAGGGAGCGCTTCCCTCTGGCGGTCTTTGCCCAGCTCCTGGTGCCCGACCTGATCTTCAATATGGGCGAGGGGGCTGTCGTTGCCCTGATCCAGCTCTTCTTTGTGCTGCGCTTCTCTTTGCTGCCAGGACCACTCGGGCTGATTTTTACGATCTCTGGCCTGGCCGGCGGCCTCTTTTCGCTGACGGCCCCGCTCTTCGTGCATCGCTGGAGCAAGATCGGCATTATCACAACAGTGATGTATATCAGCGCCCCGCTAATGCTCTTGATTGGATATTCTCCCATCATGTTGATCGCTGTACTCGGCGAGTACATACGTTCGTTTCTACGCCAATTGATCGAGCCGGTCTATACAGCTTTTGCAATGGAGCAAGTCTCTGCACGCTATCGCGGCACGCTGAGCGGCTTCTATTCGGTAACCTGGAGTATTGGCTATAGCCTGGGGCCAACTCTGGCCGGTTGGTTACAGACCTCCGTCAATCTCTCCGCCGCCTTTCTCTTTGCGGCTATTTGTCTGGTGATCGCTGCCAGTCTGCTCCTGGCGGCCTTTGGACGGCGGTCTGCGCGCCTGAGCTAA
- a CDS encoding DUF4129 domain-containing transglutaminase family protein, with protein MKPGQAASSPPAEAAHEREHWAVGTEARRGASVNGFRPTLANTPTVSRSAAPATPLPVRSSRLALVPAEGWWPLGLVAIALFALVLAVLSANWVAGTWILLWSAPLGLLAGFLVAKSRSLPQPLLHLAAFFFGYWLAFALTAGAALHTSWTMLLNDLQAVLSSGSGPGLAVVSSEHIFLLYLCFLSFFLGYLGSWLTYRARLPWLVALTYCSIMLVNLQYSRQASPLLLPVMLGALLLLISRLHLATLLDDWHSLGLTADRSWLRSLLRRNLALTSLFMLVSLLPALLLPPLMQPGWGSHLWQNVDALVGKLLHQRLIGSGPSPQVPSLDATVFFGDRLTVSGSVSLPVGSVLEYSGSAAPAYLEAVTYNQFDGHSWTSSTQTSATRFAAGQPLPADTASGHYRQVSAQIHLLQVPQSKHHYLFAPPQPARFSVPVVIYGKGLVSAWAQQAPLYPDERYTVLVRVPQIDAAALARVPLLSADPGYWQSDPALSVLERDYLQLPASLPHKLMQTALEWTRGTSNAFEAMQQLESHLSDPRQFSYSINNPPIPAHTDVVSWLLQTHTGYCTYYASAMVVLARLLGMPARIVVGFSQGHFDAGRQVWVVNGSDAHSWVQVYFAGQGWIDFDPTPGFALGPAFSGTPTPSSSPSASNGTPTTAGSQPNQKGSVTPPAGDHRAEAPRGPFQQVLSFPWLLLTLLASTGLGLLLLLLTGIRSRRRRLAAQLSPVARLFWRLCRLASLAGFRPRSWQTPYEYSARLSRAMPEAALPLRRLTELFVRERWAPPYEPVSASDRSDELERLWPPLRRALLRLWLRRLG; from the coding sequence ATGAAACCAGGTCAGGCCGCTTCTTCTCCTCCTGCAGAGGCTGCTCACGAGCGAGAGCACTGGGCGGTGGGGACAGAGGCGAGGAGGGGGGCCAGCGTCAATGGCTTCCGTCCAACGCTGGCGAACACACCCACGGTCTCCAGGTCTGCTGCCCCTGCCACACCACTGCCAGTTCGCTCCTCCAGGCTCGCACTGGTACCCGCAGAAGGCTGGTGGCCATTGGGGCTGGTGGCCATTGCGCTCTTTGCTCTGGTGCTGGCGGTTCTCTCGGCCAATTGGGTGGCCGGAACCTGGATTCTGCTCTGGAGCGCCCCTTTGGGCCTGCTGGCCGGCTTCCTGGTGGCCAAGAGCCGCTCATTGCCTCAGCCGCTGCTGCATCTTGCAGCTTTTTTCTTCGGCTACTGGCTGGCTTTTGCCCTCACGGCGGGCGCCGCCCTGCATACTTCCTGGACCATGCTGCTCAACGACCTCCAGGCAGTGCTGAGCAGCGGCAGCGGGCCTGGCCTGGCAGTGGTTTCCAGTGAGCATATTTTTCTGCTGTACCTCTGCTTCCTCAGCTTCTTTTTAGGTTACCTGGGAAGCTGGCTGACCTATCGCGCACGTCTGCCCTGGTTGGTAGCCTTGACCTATTGCTCGATTATGCTGGTCAATCTCCAGTATAGCCGCCAGGCTTCTCCCCTGCTGTTGCCAGTCATGCTCGGCGCGCTCTTGCTTCTGATCAGTCGCCTGCATCTGGCGACGCTGCTCGACGACTGGCATAGCCTGGGCCTCACCGCCGATCGTTCCTGGCTGCGCTCCTTGTTGAGACGTAATCTGGCGCTGACCTCCCTGTTCATGCTTGTGTCCCTGCTGCCTGCGCTGCTTCTCCCTCCGCTCATGCAACCAGGCTGGGGAAGCCACTTGTGGCAAAATGTCGACGCTCTGGTTGGCAAGCTCCTTCATCAGCGCCTGATTGGCTCAGGGCCATCCCCCCAGGTGCCCTCGCTAGATGCCACTGTTTTCTTCGGCGATCGCCTGACGGTCAGCGGCTCGGTCTCTTTGCCAGTGGGGAGTGTGCTGGAATATAGTGGCAGCGCTGCCCCGGCCTATCTGGAGGCGGTGACCTATAACCAGTTCGATGGGCACAGCTGGACGTCGAGCACGCAGACCTCGGCCACTCGCTTCGCTGCGGGTCAACCGCTACCGGCTGATACGGCTTCCGGCCACTACCGGCAGGTCAGTGCGCAGATCCACCTGCTCCAGGTTCCTCAGAGCAAGCATCACTATCTGTTCGCCCCGCCGCAGCCGGCTCGCTTCAGCGTCCCAGTCGTGATCTACGGCAAAGGTCTGGTGAGCGCCTGGGCTCAGCAGGCGCCCCTCTATCCCGATGAGCGCTACACGGTGCTGGTGCGCGTGCCGCAGATCGATGCAGCGGCCCTGGCGCGCGTTCCTTTGCTCTCGGCAGATCCGGGCTACTGGCAGAGCGATCCGGCCCTGTCTGTTCTGGAACGCGACTATCTGCAGCTGCCAGCCAGCCTGCCCCACAAGCTGATGCAGACGGCCCTGGAGTGGACGCGAGGGACAAGCAATGCCTTTGAGGCGATGCAACAGCTGGAGAGCCACCTGAGCGATCCACGCCAGTTTAGCTATTCGATCAATAATCCGCCGATCCCCGCGCATACCGATGTGGTGAGCTGGCTGCTCCAGACACATACAGGCTATTGCACCTACTATGCCAGCGCGATGGTGGTGCTGGCACGCTTGCTGGGCATGCCAGCACGCATCGTGGTGGGCTTTAGCCAGGGCCATTTCGATGCCGGGCGCCAGGTCTGGGTGGTGAATGGCAGCGACGCCCACAGCTGGGTCCAGGTCTACTTTGCAGGCCAGGGCTGGATCGACTTCGATCCGACGCCCGGCTTCGCTCTCGGTCCGGCCTTCTCGGGAACCCCAACCCCTTCGTCGTCGCCTTCTGCATCCAACGGCACCCCTACTACAGCGGGCAGCCAGCCCAATCAGAAAGGTTCCGTCACGCCTCCAGCAGGCGATCACCGCGCCGAGGCTCCCCGCGGCCCTTTCCAGCAGGTTCTGTCTTTCCCCTGGCTGCTACTGACGCTGCTGGCTTCCACGGGCCTGGGCCTGCTGCTCCTGCTGCTCACTGGCATACGTAGCAGGAGACGTCGGCTCGCCGCTCAGCTGAGCCCGGTGGCTCGACTCTTCTGGCGCCTGTGCCGCCTGGCGAGCCTGGCCGGCTTCCGACCACGCTCCTGGCAGACACCGTACGAGTATAGCGCCCGCCTGAGCCGCGCTATGCCGGAAGCCGCCCTCCCGCTGCGTCGATTGACCGAGCTATTCGTACGCGAGCGCTGGGCCCCTCCCTACGAGCCAGTGAGCGCCTCCGACAGGTCCGACGAGCTGGAACGCCTGTGGCCGCCTCTGCGCCGCGCTCTCTTGCGTCTCTGGCTGCGTCGCTTGGGCTGA